The following are from one region of the Rosistilla carotiformis genome:
- a CDS encoding aldehyde dehydrogenase family protein gives MSAVVSPNLLAEVQQFLDGTTKCGFVGGQDVKSSNGETFTTSDPGSGAPLADVYAMQADDVDRAIDVARDAFKKAAWARLQQNERSALLHRLADAVEAKKNVIAQIESLDAGKIEAQAQGDVQNFVDTIRYFADLALHTQRRNTLAVARHEAWTMRQPWGVCAFIFPWNFPFLLIGWGIAPALAAGNTVVIKPAEDTPLSAIYLAQLAKEAGIPDGVINVITGTGPVAGAALTQSTKIERMSFTGSPEVGRMVGEACGRNLVPVKLELGGKGAAVLFDDVDVAQTADKLVGAITFHAGQVCCDATRWIVHRDIYDQFVDACVDRLQKVKIGYQLDGGSQMGPVVSAKQRERVLGYLTKGEAEGAQCILPGGAAEVEGYSGHFVKPALMAGSLDNIAAQEEIFGPVAYLSKFGSEEEAIEMANYTQYGLANSVWTNDMSRAARVAEELSAANSWINAHNVFAHGVPYGGVHKSGLGGGVLSVETLYDYWRNISVVRPL, from the coding sequence ATGTCAGCGGTTGTTTCCCCCAATCTTCTTGCTGAAGTTCAGCAGTTTCTCGACGGCACGACCAAGTGCGGCTTCGTCGGCGGACAAGACGTCAAGTCTTCCAACGGGGAAACGTTCACCACTTCGGACCCCGGGTCGGGCGCGCCGCTAGCCGACGTCTACGCGATGCAGGCAGACGACGTCGACCGCGCGATCGACGTCGCTCGGGACGCCTTTAAAAAGGCCGCTTGGGCGCGGCTGCAGCAGAACGAACGGAGTGCGTTGCTGCATCGATTGGCCGACGCGGTCGAAGCGAAAAAGAACGTGATCGCACAGATTGAATCGCTGGATGCCGGAAAGATCGAAGCCCAGGCCCAAGGCGACGTCCAGAACTTCGTCGACACGATCCGCTATTTTGCCGATCTCGCCCTTCACACCCAACGCCGAAACACGCTGGCCGTCGCGCGACACGAAGCCTGGACGATGCGTCAGCCTTGGGGTGTGTGTGCTTTCATCTTCCCGTGGAACTTCCCCTTCCTGTTGATTGGCTGGGGAATCGCTCCGGCACTGGCTGCGGGAAACACGGTCGTGATCAAACCGGCGGAAGATACTCCGCTGTCGGCGATCTATCTGGCGCAGCTGGCCAAAGAAGCGGGCATTCCCGACGGCGTGATCAATGTGATTACGGGAACCGGGCCAGTCGCCGGTGCGGCGTTGACGCAAAGCACTAAAATCGAACGGATGAGTTTTACCGGTTCGCCCGAAGTCGGCCGGATGGTTGGCGAAGCTTGCGGTCGTAACTTGGTCCCCGTGAAACTGGAACTTGGCGGCAAAGGGGCTGCGGTTTTGTTCGACGACGTCGACGTCGCTCAAACGGCCGATAAGCTGGTCGGCGCGATCACCTTCCATGCCGGCCAGGTCTGCTGCGACGCGACCCGTTGGATCGTCCATCGCGACATCTACGATCAATTTGTCGACGCGTGCGTCGATCGATTGCAGAAGGTGAAGATCGGTTACCAATTGGATGGCGGCAGCCAGATGGGCCCCGTGGTTAGTGCCAAGCAACGCGAACGCGTGCTCGGCTACCTGACCAAAGGGGAAGCCGAAGGTGCCCAGTGCATTCTTCCCGGTGGCGCTGCCGAGGTCGAAGGTTATTCCGGCCACTTCGTGAAGCCGGCGTTGATGGCCGGTTCCCTGGACAACATCGCCGCTCAAGAGGAGATCTTTGGCCCGGTCGCCTACCTGTCGAAGTTTGGATCGGAAGAGGAAGCGATCGAGATGGCGAACTACACGCAATACGGTTTGGCGAACAGCGTGTGGACCAATGACATGAGTCGCGCCGCCCGCGTCGCCGAAGAACTAAGCGCGGCGAACAGCTGGATCAACGCCCACAACGTCTTCGCGCATGGCGTGCCCTACGGTGGGGTTCACAAGAGCGGATTGGGCGGCGGCGTCCTGTCGGTTGAAACGCTGTACGATTACTGGCGCAACATCTCGGTCGTCCGACCACTCTAA
- a CDS encoding DUF1559 domain-containing protein: MSFLNRCQRTGFTLVELLVVIAIIGILVGLLLPAVQQAREAARRMQCVNNQKQLGLALHNYHHTFGSFPPGIVGRVSYDPPSSGPQFEKCPPTWMQMVLPFIEQDNLYDGMKQHFSNGEMAATAPGRFTVVDALMCPSDPGGPKIVDSGSSSPWYERWGFNGNYVACSGSDYFTPTSDPNMIHRDGIFFAKSKIEFRDVIDGTSNTALISEILLVPYAGPGSAIDLRGGYYFGRRAPVSFSTRESPNTIIGDRLSTCVSRPRMPCNGQGTDNSIMHVRSQHPGGGVITLADASVRFVPETVDRVLFQAYGSRANGEVAKPF, encoded by the coding sequence ATGTCATTCCTCAACCGCTGCCAACGAACGGGATTCACGTTGGTCGAACTGCTTGTGGTGATCGCCATTATCGGGATTCTCGTCGGGCTCCTTCTGCCGGCGGTGCAGCAGGCTCGCGAAGCCGCCAGGCGAATGCAATGTGTCAATAATCAAAAGCAATTGGGCCTCGCATTGCACAACTATCATCATACCTTCGGGTCGTTTCCTCCCGGGATTGTAGGACGGGTGAGTTATGATCCGCCTTCGAGTGGTCCGCAGTTTGAAAAGTGCCCGCCGACCTGGATGCAAATGGTTCTGCCATTTATCGAGCAAGACAATTTATACGACGGCATGAAACAACATTTCTCCAACGGGGAGATGGCCGCCACCGCGCCAGGACGTTTCACGGTGGTCGACGCGTTGATGTGCCCCAGCGATCCGGGAGGACCCAAGATTGTTGATTCGGGATCCTCATCCCCTTGGTACGAACGTTGGGGATTCAATGGAAACTATGTCGCCTGCAGCGGATCCGATTATTTCACACCCACCTCCGATCCCAATATGATCCATCGCGACGGCATCTTTTTTGCCAAGTCGAAGATCGAATTTCGTGATGTGATTGACGGTACGTCGAACACGGCACTGATCAGCGAAATTCTGCTTGTTCCGTACGCTGGGCCCGGATCGGCAATCGATCTCCGCGGCGGGTATTACTTCGGGCGTCGCGCTCCGGTTTCGTTCAGCACTCGGGAATCCCCCAACACGATCATCGGCGATCGGTTGAGCACTTGTGTCAGCAGGCCGCGGATGCCTTGCAATGGTCAAGGCACAGACAATTCCATCATGCATGTGCGCAGCCAACATCCGGGAGGCGGCGTGATCACGCTGGCCGATGCCTCCGTTCGATTTGTCCCCGAGACCGTCGACCGCGTGCTATTTCAAGCCTACGGATCGCGCGCGAACGGCGAAGTGGCTAAACCGTTTTAG
- a CDS encoding dihydrodipicolinate synthase family protein: MPNSTTSHQMPRFQGNIPPIVTPLVEDDRLDDAGCERLLEHLIAGGVDGIFVLGSSGEIVSLSHQLRADFVRKTCRIVNRRVPVLVGITDNSVVETRRLARVAAEAGADAVVLTTPFYYPVNQRELKTFVHCVLQGTDLPLLLYNMPAMTKLWFEAETVAELAQIEQIVGVKDSSQDIDYFRKLVGLKSVRPDWTFLIGHETLLAESLHAGGTGGVNLGTNLFPHVFAKLMQAHRSGDDASVRDFQAKIDALAPIYKIADSSAPLLPLIGITKTALSIMGICSDRLAPPHQACTPEQRQELVKVIEQLKTTLDVED; encoded by the coding sequence GTGCCAAATTCGACAACATCACATCAGATGCCTCGTTTTCAAGGGAACATCCCGCCCATTGTCACTCCGCTGGTGGAGGATGATCGCCTGGATGACGCTGGCTGTGAACGACTCTTAGAACACCTGATTGCTGGGGGTGTCGATGGTATCTTTGTGCTTGGTTCGTCGGGCGAAATCGTCAGCTTAAGTCATCAGCTTCGCGCCGACTTTGTTCGTAAAACATGTCGAATCGTCAATCGACGAGTCCCGGTATTGGTGGGCATCACCGATAACTCCGTTGTAGAAACCAGACGCCTCGCTCGCGTGGCCGCTGAAGCCGGCGCCGATGCCGTCGTCCTGACCACGCCGTTCTACTATCCCGTGAATCAACGGGAACTCAAAACCTTCGTCCACTGCGTCCTCCAAGGGACCGATCTCCCGTTGTTACTCTACAACATGCCAGCCATGACGAAACTCTGGTTTGAAGCGGAGACCGTGGCCGAACTTGCGCAGATTGAACAGATCGTTGGCGTTAAAGATAGTAGTCAAGATATCGACTATTTTCGCAAGCTGGTCGGTTTAAAGTCCGTTCGCCCCGATTGGACATTCTTGATCGGACACGAGACCCTCTTGGCCGAATCGCTCCACGCTGGCGGCACCGGCGGTGTGAATCTAGGAACCAATCTGTTTCCCCACGTCTTCGCTAAACTGATGCAAGCGCATCGGTCGGGTGACGACGCGTCGGTGCGAGACTTCCAGGCAAAGATCGACGCGCTGGCGCCAATCTATAAAATCGCAGACAGTTCTGCGCCGCTGCTGCCTCTGATTGGAATCACCAAGACTGCCTTGTCGATTATGGGGATATGCAGCGATCGGCTGGCACCGCCTCATCAAGCCTGTACACCTGAGCAGCGTCAGGAACTCGTCAAGGTGATCGAACAATTAAAGACCACTCTCGATGTGGAGGATTAA
- a CDS encoding DUF1501 domain-containing protein codes for MSRFPTSSFDRRQFLAAGVTAAGVTAAPAIASSADSARLKGQAEHVISIWLGGGMSQIDTFDPKKKGDPAKRTPGSYYDAIPTAVNEVTVCEHLPKVAAIMDRVTAVRTIHHSVIDEHAAATNWMHVGRAVSGTVVYPSLGSIVSHERGPLSETAPPYVLIGYPNTSRGPGFLGAQHSYLYLTDTGRGPTGLARHATVSRQRQQRREELLVQARRVQPDLADKALRDYDAAAELGLRLSGPDFMRSFQLDSEPAALRESYGGEFGQRCLLARRLVERGVRFIEVSHNLNFLNGAGWDVHNRGILDQHKLIHELDDALATLLLDLETQGLLDKTLVMVSTEFGRPPQFDGGGGRGHQGTAFSCVLAGGGLNHCGAYGQTDELSQTIASDPVSVPDFFATVHAAVGIDYAKYLYNGDRPVPITDLGQPIAKLFR; via the coding sequence ATGTCCCGATTCCCTACTTCCTCTTTCGACCGTCGTCAGTTTCTTGCCGCCGGGGTGACCGCGGCCGGGGTGACTGCAGCACCGGCAATTGCGTCATCCGCCGATTCCGCCCGCTTGAAGGGACAGGCCGAACATGTGATTTCGATCTGGCTTGGCGGAGGCATGAGTCAGATCGACACGTTCGATCCAAAGAAAAAGGGAGATCCTGCAAAGCGGACTCCCGGTTCGTATTACGATGCCATTCCGACGGCGGTCAACGAGGTCACGGTCTGTGAACATCTGCCCAAAGTGGCCGCGATCATGGATCGTGTTACTGCCGTTCGTACGATCCATCATTCCGTCATCGATGAACATGCGGCCGCGACGAATTGGATGCACGTAGGGCGGGCGGTCAGTGGAACGGTTGTTTATCCATCGCTTGGATCGATCGTCTCGCACGAGCGCGGCCCTCTCTCCGAAACAGCGCCTCCCTATGTTCTGATCGGTTATCCCAACACGTCGCGCGGCCCGGGATTTCTAGGAGCCCAGCACAGCTACCTGTATCTCACCGATACCGGGAGGGGGCCGACTGGATTGGCGCGGCATGCGACCGTTTCTCGCCAACGCCAACAACGCCGCGAGGAACTGTTAGTGCAAGCCCGTCGTGTTCAACCCGATCTCGCGGACAAAGCACTACGCGACTACGACGCCGCTGCTGAACTGGGGCTTCGACTCAGTGGGCCGGATTTCATGCGCAGCTTCCAATTGGACAGCGAACCGGCCGCGCTGCGGGAAAGTTATGGAGGCGAGTTTGGTCAACGCTGCCTGTTGGCACGACGGCTTGTTGAACGAGGAGTTCGCTTCATCGAAGTCTCCCACAATTTGAACTTTCTCAACGGAGCGGGCTGGGACGTTCACAACCGTGGCATCCTTGACCAGCACAAATTGATTCATGAACTCGACGACGCGCTCGCGACACTCCTACTCGATTTGGAAACGCAGGGTCTGTTAGACAAGACACTTGTTATGGTGAGCACCGAATTCGGGCGGCCCCCGCAATTCGATGGCGGTGGCGGGCGTGGGCATCAAGGAACGGCCTTCTCATGTGTCCTTGCAGGAGGTGGTTTGAACCACTGCGGGGCGTATGGGCAAACGGATGAGCTTTCGCAAACGATTGCATCGGATCCGGTTTCCGTTCCCGACTTCTTTGCGACCGTTCATGCAGCCGTTGGGATCGATTATGCAAAGTATCTCTACAATGGAGATCGCCCGGTTCCGATCACGGATCTCGGTCAACCAATCGCCAAGCTGTTTCGTTAA
- a CDS encoding DUF1553 domain-containing protein, protein MNSIAHFLSALSISATVGTVMPALAVADEDPIAFWEFGPEEATPLRPVGGIHRDVPGPRPPVFPDFSINNSAVNFDGKGARFVFDDPGDESPFDFDNGDEITLESWINIRDLNEGDNTYIIGKGRTGRAGFSRDNQNWALRIRGLQGEARVSFLFATVPSEPQERNWHRYTSLQGFRPRTGWHHIAVAYRFGDPKTMQTWIDGVKVPGAWDVGGPTSRTPAIDNDQIWIGSALGGAPQNSFRGGLDSVAIHRVMLDEKTLQTRFRRVGEAPAGESISTKMPELGALESNKVTVTFHEGLPTHDRWLYPEESLPPSATAWSGRSFLLDQIPLKYDDWGIRASWKAPVLVRMAADVSLPPGEHTILMRARGMARAWIDGQLVTTSKPLVGAPHGEEPITPVSPPPAPGQRPAWHRCQETMGQVEITDSKPIRVVFDAIAGGKRFRPEPGELTLAVRLEGDELFSVLRPVGSVESTLQLTDTDVENELRQIEESMTLLNDRTRRQAASRQNAYWQKRHQAGRDWLAANPAPSVPQTDPPSANPIDAFVQSQRPSVDPQAGSTSEANSHEFFSTVLPILKRECFRCHGEKDKGGLSLESRALAIEGGFSGEPAIKPGDPHASELMVRLRSDDADLRMPPSGKPLSEEKIMVLEKWITDGAKWPDPQPNAVAMDDVPLIADSAFIRRAFLDTVGVVPSENDVKQFLSDASPDKRETLVDRLLDDPRWADNWMGYWLDILAENPTLINASLNSTGPFRWYLYDSLRDNKPIDRMIFELMMLRGSAHDGGSAGFALAAQNDSPFAAKGHIVGSAFLGIEMQCARCHDSPYHSTTQRDLYSLAAMFARKPLTVPKSSTVPAGFFENGGRESLIKVTLKPGEKVTPTWPFAEITGAADDEALGALMQQPDDPREKLATLTTAPQNKRFAQVIANRVWRRYIGAGIVEPPQDWEGNPPSHPKLLEWIGKELVANNYDIKQLTRTIMTSQLYQREAIGQNRDASPEQRRFNAPDRRRLTAEQIADSFFQATGREMDVEPMTLDPDSRSASQTRNSYGKPRRCWMFVSVSNERDRPSLTLPKAETVIEMLTAFGWTANRQAPKTDRESEPNVLQPAVVANSTLTISLTKAAHGSPLADLAVEAASPQALLDSLFLRFVSRRPTPAEVQIFLGPLSEGFAGRIVPEQERVLPQTPPRLPQVTWWNHVRNEANTIQQELAERVLQGPPADPRLNTPWRQRYEDVVWSIVNLREFVWIP, encoded by the coding sequence ATGAACTCCATCGCTCATTTCTTGTCTGCCCTTTCGATTTCGGCAACCGTGGGAACCGTCATGCCAGCGTTGGCTGTTGCAGATGAAGATCCGATTGCCTTTTGGGAATTCGGTCCGGAAGAAGCGACACCGCTGCGGCCGGTGGGCGGCATCCATCGCGACGTTCCCGGGCCTCGACCTCCCGTGTTTCCCGATTTTTCGATCAACAATTCGGCGGTCAACTTCGATGGCAAGGGGGCTCGCTTCGTCTTTGACGACCCCGGCGACGAGAGCCCGTTCGACTTCGACAACGGCGATGAGATCACGCTCGAATCGTGGATCAATATTCGTGATCTCAATGAAGGGGACAACACCTACATCATTGGAAAAGGACGGACGGGAAGGGCTGGCTTCTCGCGCGACAACCAGAACTGGGCGTTGCGAATTCGCGGGCTGCAAGGTGAGGCGCGAGTCAGCTTTCTGTTTGCCACCGTCCCGTCGGAGCCGCAGGAGCGGAATTGGCATCGCTACACAAGTCTTCAAGGCTTTCGCCCGCGAACGGGCTGGCATCACATTGCCGTCGCCTACCGCTTTGGCGACCCCAAAACAATGCAAACGTGGATCGATGGAGTGAAGGTCCCGGGCGCCTGGGATGTTGGCGGCCCAACCTCCAGAACGCCTGCGATCGACAACGATCAAATTTGGATAGGATCCGCACTGGGGGGCGCGCCGCAAAACAGCTTCCGTGGAGGCCTCGATTCGGTCGCGATCCACCGCGTGATGCTCGATGAAAAGACCTTGCAAACGCGGTTCCGTCGTGTCGGCGAAGCGCCGGCGGGAGAATCGATCTCGACGAAGATGCCCGAGCTGGGCGCGTTGGAATCCAACAAGGTGACCGTCACTTTTCACGAAGGTCTTCCCACTCACGATCGCTGGCTATATCCCGAGGAATCGCTACCGCCCAGTGCCACGGCTTGGTCGGGAAGGTCGTTTTTGCTGGATCAAATTCCGCTGAAGTACGACGACTGGGGGATTCGGGCCAGTTGGAAAGCGCCGGTCCTTGTTCGCATGGCGGCCGACGTCTCGCTTCCCCCAGGGGAACACACGATTCTGATGCGAGCTCGCGGCATGGCACGCGCGTGGATCGACGGACAATTGGTCACGACGTCGAAGCCGTTGGTCGGCGCACCGCACGGCGAAGAACCGATCACTCCCGTTTCGCCACCTCCAGCGCCGGGGCAACGTCCTGCTTGGCATCGGTGCCAGGAGACGATGGGACAGGTGGAGATTACCGATTCGAAGCCGATCCGTGTCGTGTTCGATGCCATCGCCGGTGGAAAGCGTTTTCGGCCCGAACCGGGGGAACTGACTTTGGCAGTTCGTCTCGAAGGGGACGAATTATTCTCCGTTTTGCGTCCTGTGGGATCCGTCGAATCTACATTGCAATTGACCGACACGGACGTCGAAAACGAACTGCGTCAGATTGAAGAATCGATGACCCTGTTGAATGATCGGACGCGCCGGCAAGCCGCGAGCCGACAGAACGCCTACTGGCAAAAGCGGCATCAGGCGGGCCGCGACTGGTTGGCGGCAAATCCCGCTCCATCGGTTCCGCAAACCGATCCCCCTTCGGCGAATCCTATCGATGCCTTTGTGCAGTCGCAACGTCCATCGGTCGATCCCCAAGCGGGAAGCACCTCGGAAGCCAACAGCCACGAATTCTTTTCCACTGTTCTGCCAATCTTGAAACGCGAATGCTTTCGCTGCCACGGCGAAAAAGACAAAGGGGGCCTGTCGCTTGAATCGCGAGCATTGGCCATCGAAGGGGGCTTCTCGGGAGAGCCGGCGATCAAACCAGGCGACCCACACGCGAGCGAATTGATGGTTCGGCTGCGTAGCGACGATGCGGACTTGCGGATGCCGCCGTCGGGAAAGCCCCTTTCCGAAGAGAAGATCATGGTGCTCGAGAAATGGATCACCGACGGTGCCAAGTGGCCGGACCCGCAACCGAATGCAGTCGCGATGGACGATGTGCCGCTGATCGCTGATTCGGCGTTCATTCGACGTGCTTTCCTGGATACGGTTGGGGTTGTTCCCAGCGAAAACGACGTGAAGCAATTCCTTTCGGATGCGTCACCCGATAAACGAGAAACGCTTGTCGATCGATTGCTCGACGATCCACGTTGGGCCGACAATTGGATGGGGTATTGGTTGGACATACTGGCGGAGAATCCAACCCTGATCAACGCCAGCCTCAACAGTACGGGCCCGTTTCGTTGGTATCTGTACGACTCGCTACGCGACAACAAACCGATCGATCGTATGATCTTTGAGTTGATGATGTTACGGGGGTCGGCCCACGACGGAGGAAGTGCCGGGTTCGCGCTGGCCGCTCAAAACGATTCCCCCTTCGCCGCGAAAGGGCATATCGTTGGGAGCGCGTTTCTGGGGATCGAGATGCAATGTGCCCGGTGTCACGATTCACCCTATCACTCGACAACCCAACGCGACCTCTATTCCTTGGCCGCCATGTTTGCACGCAAGCCATTGACCGTGCCCAAGTCGAGTACCGTTCCTGCCGGTTTTTTTGAGAATGGAGGGCGTGAATCGTTGATCAAAGTCACGCTGAAGCCAGGCGAAAAAGTGACGCCCACGTGGCCGTTCGCAGAGATCACCGGAGCGGCGGACGACGAGGCGCTCGGCGCGTTGATGCAGCAGCCGGACGACCCACGCGAAAAACTGGCGACATTGACGACGGCGCCCCAAAACAAACGATTTGCGCAGGTCATCGCCAATCGCGTTTGGCGTCGTTACATCGGGGCTGGCATCGTGGAACCGCCGCAAGATTGGGAGGGCAATCCACCAAGCCACCCTAAGTTGTTGGAATGGATCGGGAAGGAATTGGTCGCAAACAACTACGACATCAAGCAATTGACGCGCACGATCATGACCTCCCAGTTGTATCAACGTGAGGCGATCGGACAAAACCGAGATGCATCGCCCGAACAACGTCGATTCAACGCGCCCGATCGACGGCGTTTGACCGCCGAACAAATCGCCGACTCTTTCTTCCAAGCGACCGGCCGCGAGATGGATGTCGAACCGATGACCCTCGATCCCGATAGTCGATCTGCGTCGCAAACCCGTAATTCCTACGGCAAGCCCCGGCGTTGCTGGATGTTTGTCAGTGTTTCCAATGAACGAGATCGCCCCAGTCTCACATTGCCAAAGGCGGAGACGGTGATCGAAATGTTGACGGCATTCGGATGGACCGCCAATCGCCAAGCACCGAAGACCGATCGCGAAAGTGAACCCAACGTTTTGCAGCCCGCGGTGGTGGCGAACAGCACCCTGACGATCTCGTTGACCAAAGCAGCCCATGGGAGTCCCTTGGCCGATCTGGCGGTGGAGGCCGCGTCGCCGCAGGCGTTGCTGGATTCGCTGTTCCTACGTTTTGTCAGCCGCCGGCCGACGCCTGCGGAAGTCCAAATCTTCCTGGGGCCGTTGAGTGAGGGCTTCGCAGGACGCATCGTTCCCGAACAGGAAAGGGTTCTACCGCAGACGCCGCCACGACTGCCCCAAGTCACCTGGTGGAATCATGTTCGCAACGAAGCCAACACCATCCAACAAGAGCTCGCCGAACGCGTCTTGCAAGGACCACCTGCCGATCCACGGCTGAATACTCCATGGCGGCAGCGGTATGAGGATGTTGTCTGGAGCATCGTAAACCTGCGTGAATTCGTCTGGATCCCCTAG
- a CDS encoding FecR domain-containing protein, producing MNSSPDPFDNDEIRHLISALFDGTIDDAAFERLDHAIATNPETRRMYLEYLQIHQELPDLLGPTDAPQMIRGASVLNDTADDFVFSPQASVVGGWMTAVIAAALLIPISLVVGIYVGRSSSKPDASTAAANPIAVASEARFVSLAHARFFGELPPQIGASPTLNRDYLLIQGMVELGFPSGATAVIQGPASFRVEGNELLALDIGQCSVHAPAGAEGFKVETPRLSIVDRGTRFSVNVSQASETDVQVVEGAADVYEKSDSKRAPSLALSSPLRLEEKQAMRFASSEFEDSAAVPFDRKRYQYGLPDRVVSYQATTSDTERARALTSVTVQRGQQIETIPVDQLIPSRLTWFHALPNHGYLAGEPVLPGERASFASDRFLHTGVINIGGNKEPLTSDPIMTIDPQEDDFGTPGMAIQFDRPVRNGPGPDVVLFELQLLMNPLEGDAFHVSPLKFEQGLHSHTISSFDLTMESPESLVLDKIHLFKFKQVPRSLEQLETFPCTSLFQGFKTQAIAVGIDLSDLGYPLGATVEGLFFQDDLADEYYLDPVFIAGLPEKIPSQATANSGHADSVSAVDVGDFVGTKSSPSESRPVADAIDENAP from the coding sequence ATGAACTCCTCGCCAGACCCTTTCGACAACGACGAAATACGCCATCTGATCAGCGCCCTCTTCGATGGGACGATCGACGACGCCGCCTTTGAACGGTTGGATCATGCGATCGCAACGAACCCCGAGACGCGTCGGATGTATCTCGAATATCTGCAAATCCATCAAGAGCTTCCCGACCTGCTGGGGCCTACCGACGCGCCGCAGATGATTCGTGGAGCGAGCGTTTTGAATGACACGGCCGACGATTTCGTTTTCTCCCCACAAGCCTCGGTTGTGGGAGGCTGGATGACGGCGGTTATCGCTGCTGCGCTCCTGATCCCGATTTCATTGGTTGTCGGAATTTACGTCGGCAGGTCGTCATCAAAACCGGATGCCAGCACTGCCGCCGCGAATCCGATCGCGGTCGCCAGTGAAGCGCGTTTTGTAAGCCTTGCCCATGCAAGATTCTTCGGAGAATTGCCGCCGCAAATTGGCGCATCCCCCACGTTGAACCGCGACTATCTACTGATTCAAGGGATGGTCGAGCTTGGATTTCCCAGCGGAGCCACCGCGGTCATTCAAGGGCCTGCTTCATTCCGCGTAGAAGGGAACGAGCTTCTTGCGCTCGACATCGGACAATGTAGTGTTCATGCTCCTGCGGGGGCCGAAGGTTTTAAGGTGGAAACGCCTCGTTTGAGCATCGTCGATCGCGGGACGCGGTTTTCTGTGAATGTCTCGCAAGCGAGTGAAACCGACGTGCAGGTGGTGGAAGGGGCGGCAGACGTTTACGAAAAATCGGATTCGAAACGCGCCCCCAGCCTCGCGCTTTCGTCGCCGCTGCGGTTGGAAGAAAAGCAGGCGATGCGTTTTGCGTCGTCCGAGTTCGAGGATTCCGCCGCGGTCCCTTTCGATCGCAAACGTTATCAGTATGGACTTCCAGATCGCGTGGTCTCCTACCAGGCAACAACCTCCGACACCGAGCGCGCCCGTGCGCTCACTTCCGTGACGGTTCAGCGCGGACAACAGATCGAAACGATTCCGGTCGACCAATTGATCCCTTCCCGACTGACCTGGTTTCATGCCTTGCCCAACCACGGATACTTGGCAGGCGAACCGGTCCTGCCCGGGGAGCGCGCGAGCTTCGCTTCGGATCGCTTTTTGCATACCGGAGTGATCAACATTGGCGGCAACAAGGAACCGCTGACCTCAGATCCAATCATGACGATCGACCCGCAGGAGGATGATTTCGGAACTCCCGGAATGGCAATCCAGTTTGATCGCCCGGTACGCAACGGTCCCGGTCCCGATGTCGTTCTGTTCGAGTTGCAATTGCTGATGAACCCGTTGGAAGGGGACGCATTTCATGTCAGCCCGCTGAAATTCGAGCAGGGCTTGCATTCCCACACGATCTCCTCGTTCGACTTAACGATGGAGTCTCCCGAATCGCTCGTTTTGGATAAGATCCACTTGTTCAAATTCAAGCAGGTTCCACGTTCTTTGGAACAATTGGAAACGTTTCCATGCACGTCACTTTTTCAGGGTTTTAAAACGCAGGCCATCGCTGTCGGGATCGATTTGTCCGACTTGGGGTATCCCCTGGGCGCGACGGTCGAAGGACTGTTTTTTCAAGACGATCTCGCAGACGAATATTATCTCGACCCCGTCTTCATTGCCGGACTGCCCGAGAAGATCCCATCCCAGGCAACCGCAAATTCTGGGCACGCTGACTCGGTGTCGGCTGTTGATGTCGGGGATTTCGTCGGTACGAAATCCAGTCCGTCGGAAAGCCGACCTGTTGCCGATGCCATCGACGAAAATGCCCCCTGA
- a CDS encoding sigma-70 family RNA polymerase sigma factor, whose amino-acid sequence MTRCHEKEEFARVFARVEGRLRRYVQAIVPTPSDADDVMQETAISLMRKFDQYDPELPFFNWACRFAQFAAKKHHSRTMANRRQFSDAAIDAIAEDYPHHQQLAGERRKALGDCLTHLSDADRRLVELRYFSDETVDNLSQRIEEPVSRLYRSLSRIRKALANCVHKKMASEELR is encoded by the coding sequence GTGACGAGATGCCATGAGAAAGAAGAGTTCGCACGCGTGTTTGCGCGGGTTGAGGGCAGGTTGCGGCGATACGTGCAGGCCATCGTGCCAACCCCCAGCGATGCCGACGACGTGATGCAAGAAACCGCTATTTCCTTAATGCGCAAGTTTGACCAATACGATCCAGAGCTTCCATTTTTCAACTGGGCGTGTCGTTTCGCTCAGTTTGCAGCGAAGAAGCACCACAGTCGCACGATGGCCAATCGCCGTCAATTTTCCGATGCCGCGATCGATGCGATCGCGGAAGATTACCCACATCATCAACAGCTGGCGGGCGAACGTCGAAAGGCGCTTGGTGATTGCTTGACGCATCTGAGCGATGCGGATCGTCGGCTGGTGGAACTGCGTTACTTCAGCGATGAAACCGTGGACAACTTATCTCAACGGATCGAAGAACCGGTCTCCCGGCTCTATCGATCACTCTCACGGATCCGAAAAGCATTGGCAAATTGCGTTCACAAAAAAATGGCCTCGGAGGAATTGCGATGA